A stretch of Sinorhizobium meliloti DNA encodes these proteins:
- a CDS encoding NCS1 family nucleobase:cation symporter-1, giving the protein MTIPPGASPQLYNEDLAPAKERNWGAFSIFNVWTSDVHSLWGYYLAASLFLFCGSFMNFLLAIGIGSLIIFFLMQLVGVAGVRTGVPFPVLARASFGIWGANFPAIVRAIVACFWYGAQTAAASGAIVALLVRNESLLQFHQSSHMLGHSTLELVCYVVVWGLQLLIIQNGMETVRKFQDWAGPAVWVMMLLLAIYLVVKAGGFSFSHTIPMDVLLEKTKNAGVPGVPGSFAALGAVAAIWVTYFSALYLNFCDFSRYCPSERSLKVGNLWGLPVNLILFSLVAGVTTIAAFNVYGEVLLHPDQISAKFDSWFLALLAALTFAVATLGINVVANFVSPAFDFANVFPKHIDFKKGGYIAALIALALYPFAPWEGGAAHFVNMIGNTMGPIFGVMMVDYYLIRKGRVDVEALYREDGEFRFENGWHVNALIAAGIGIVFSSILPGLTSVMPAWWGVYGWFFGVAIAGAIYYALRSFKSARPYPAQP; this is encoded by the coding sequence ATGACGATACCACCCGGTGCATCTCCACAATTGTACAACGAAGACCTCGCGCCCGCCAAAGAACGCAACTGGGGCGCATTCTCCATTTTCAACGTCTGGACATCGGACGTGCACAGCCTTTGGGGATATTATCTCGCCGCCAGCCTGTTTCTCTTCTGCGGAAGCTTCATGAACTTCCTCCTGGCCATCGGCATCGGCTCGCTCATCATCTTCTTCCTGATGCAGCTTGTCGGCGTTGCCGGCGTGCGCACCGGTGTGCCATTCCCGGTCCTGGCCCGGGCGTCCTTCGGTATCTGGGGCGCGAACTTCCCGGCAATCGTCCGCGCCATCGTCGCGTGCTTCTGGTACGGTGCGCAGACGGCGGCAGCCTCGGGCGCCATCGTCGCGCTGCTTGTCCGCAATGAAAGCCTGCTTCAGTTCCACCAGTCGAGCCACATGCTCGGTCATTCCACCCTCGAACTCGTCTGCTACGTCGTCGTTTGGGGTCTTCAACTGCTGATCATCCAGAACGGCATGGAAACGGTTAGAAAATTTCAGGACTGGGCCGGTCCAGCAGTCTGGGTGATGATGCTGCTGCTTGCGATCTATCTCGTCGTCAAGGCTGGCGGCTTCTCGTTCAGCCACACGATCCCGATGGACGTGTTGCTTGAAAAGACCAAGAACGCCGGCGTGCCGGGGGTACCGGGGTCGTTCGCCGCGCTTGGCGCGGTGGCCGCGATCTGGGTCACCTATTTCTCCGCGCTCTATCTCAATTTCTGCGACTTCTCGCGCTACTGCCCGAGCGAACGGTCGCTGAAGGTCGGCAATCTCTGGGGCCTGCCGGTCAACCTCATCCTGTTCTCGCTGGTTGCCGGCGTCACCACCATCGCCGCCTTCAATGTCTATGGCGAGGTGCTGCTGCACCCCGACCAGATTTCGGCCAAGTTCGACAGCTGGTTCCTGGCGCTGCTCGCCGCGCTGACCTTCGCGGTGGCGACTCTCGGCATCAACGTCGTCGCCAACTTCGTCTCGCCCGCCTTCGACTTCGCCAACGTCTTTCCCAAGCACATCGACTTCAAGAAGGGTGGCTATATCGCGGCGCTGATCGCCCTCGCGCTCTATCCCTTCGCGCCTTGGGAAGGGGGGGCTGCGCACTTCGTCAACATGATCGGTAATACGATGGGCCCGATCTTCGGCGTCATGATGGTCGACTACTACCTCATCCGAAAGGGCCGCGTGGATGTGGAGGCGCTCTACCGCGAAGACGGCGAGTTCCGCTTCGAGAACGGCTGGCACGTCAACGCGCTGATCGCCGCCGGCATCGGGATCGTCTTCTCCTCGATCCTGCCGGGGCTTACATCCGTCATGCCGGCCTGGTGGGGTGTCTACGGCTGGTTCTTCGGCGTCGCCATAGCCGGTGCGATATACTACGCGCTCCGCTCCTTCAAATCGGCCAGGCCATACCCGGCCCAACCCTGA
- a CDS encoding DNA-3-methyladenine glycosylase I — translation MAARGLITGDDGLDRCAWHGNLEDYRRYHDEEWGRPVADDHRLFEKICLEGFQSGLSWLTILRKRDAFRAAFAGFDFDKVAEFGEEDVERCLADAGIVRHRGKIVSTINNARRAKELRAEFGSLASYFWSHEPDGSERPQIVDFETLIANPTTPASVRISKDLKKRGWTFVGPTTVYAFMQAMGLVNDHIEGCFCRAPIEDLRRRFARPAA, via the coding sequence ATGGCAGCCAGGGGCTTGATTACGGGGGACGACGGTCTTGATCGCTGTGCTTGGCACGGCAATCTGGAGGATTACCGCCGCTATCACGACGAAGAATGGGGCCGGCCGGTCGCCGACGATCACAGGTTGTTCGAAAAGATCTGCCTCGAAGGCTTTCAGTCGGGCCTCTCCTGGCTGACGATCCTGAGAAAGCGTGATGCGTTTCGCGCCGCATTTGCGGGCTTCGACTTCGACAAGGTCGCCGAGTTCGGCGAGGAGGACGTCGAGCGTTGCCTCGCCGATGCCGGCATCGTCCGCCATCGCGGCAAGATCGTATCGACCATCAACAATGCGCGCCGCGCGAAGGAACTGCGCGCGGAATTCGGTTCACTGGCCTCCTATTTCTGGTCGCATGAGCCCGATGGAAGCGAGCGTCCGCAGATCGTCGATTTCGAGACCCTCATCGCCAATCCGACGACGCCGGCCTCGGTGCGGATTTCGAAGGATCTGAAGAAGCGCGGCTGGACCTTTGTCGGCCCGACGACCGTCTATGCCTTCATGCAGGCGATGGGCCTCGTCAACGACCATATCGAGGGCTGCTTCTGCCGCGCGCCGATAGAGGACCTGCGCCGGCGCTTCGCACGTCCGGCGGCCTGA
- a CDS encoding L,D-transpeptidase: MLKKSLCLAACLFSILSGVAGAQDRYQNRPPVIVSPDLTAPWVMQLTGERVVYRQQVPKTTRKRLERRELSRRPANAAVQPASIARRQKPAKSQIDPQFLPQMIAYETKEKPGTIVIDTNNRFLYLVTGNGEARRYGVGVGKPGFEWAGEHRITRKAEWPNWTPPQEMIAREAARGHYLPARMDGGPENPLGARAMYLGSTLYRIHGTNAPWTIGYGVSSGCIRMRNEDVVDLYERVKVGTKVIVI, translated from the coding sequence ATGCTCAAGAAATCCCTTTGTCTTGCCGCATGCTTATTCTCGATCCTTTCCGGGGTTGCAGGCGCGCAGGACCGTTATCAAAACCGTCCGCCCGTCATCGTCAGCCCGGATCTGACCGCCCCCTGGGTGATGCAGCTGACGGGCGAGCGCGTGGTCTATCGCCAGCAGGTACCCAAGACCACCCGAAAGCGGCTTGAGCGGCGCGAGCTCAGCCGCCGCCCCGCCAACGCAGCCGTTCAGCCAGCCTCGATCGCGCGCAGGCAGAAGCCTGCAAAGTCGCAAATCGATCCGCAGTTCCTCCCGCAGATGATCGCTTACGAGACGAAGGAGAAGCCCGGGACCATCGTCATCGACACCAACAACCGCTTTCTCTATCTCGTCACCGGCAACGGCGAGGCGCGGCGCTACGGCGTCGGCGTCGGCAAGCCGGGCTTCGAATGGGCCGGAGAGCACAGGATCACGCGCAAGGCCGAGTGGCCCAACTGGACGCCCCCGCAGGAAATGATCGCGCGCGAGGCAGCCCGGGGTCACTATCTGCCAGCCCGGATGGACGGCGGCCCGGAGAATCCGCTCGGCGCTCGCGCCATGTATCTAGGCTCGACGCTCTATCGCATCCACGGCACCAATGCACCGTGGACGATCGGCTACGGCGTTTCCTCCGGCTGTATCCGCATGCGCAACGAGGATGTGGTCGATCTTTATGAGAGGGTGAAGGTCGGCACAAAAGTCATCGTGATATAG
- a CDS encoding L,D-transpeptidase, with protein MRRHVTGMAALAVAAAALLISANASAFSPADIAGAGVKRSDIIQVAKQKKPPQRYWRTKVRFRTDEAPGTIIVDTNSKYLYYIDGPNRATRYGIGVGRDGFGWSGVVKVGRKAEWPSWTPPAEMRVRERAKGRILPITQPGGIDNPLGARALYLYKGGRDTIFRIHGTNQPWTIGQNMSSGCIRMMNEDVEHLYERAGIGTKVVVIGPGSKPGDTYFDDRGVDIFRTIFGG; from the coding sequence ATGAGACGTCATGTCACGGGGATGGCCGCGCTTGCAGTCGCGGCCGCTGCTCTTCTTATTTCCGCAAACGCTTCGGCATTCAGCCCGGCCGATATTGCCGGCGCGGGCGTAAAGCGTTCCGACATCATTCAGGTCGCCAAGCAGAAGAAGCCACCTCAGAGATATTGGCGCACCAAGGTGCGCTTCCGCACGGACGAGGCCCCCGGCACCATCATCGTCGATACCAACAGCAAGTATCTTTATTACATCGATGGCCCCAACCGGGCGACGCGCTATGGCATCGGCGTCGGCCGCGACGGTTTCGGCTGGTCCGGTGTCGTCAAGGTTGGCCGAAAGGCCGAGTGGCCGAGCTGGACGCCGCCGGCCGAGATGCGTGTGCGAGAAAGAGCGAAGGGTCGGATCCTGCCCATCACCCAGCCCGGAGGCATCGACAATCCACTCGGCGCCCGCGCGCTCTATCTCTACAAGGGCGGCCGCGACACGATCTTCCGTATCCACGGGACCAACCAGCCCTGGACCATCGGTCAGAACATGTCCTCGGGCTGCATCCGGATGATGAACGAGGATGTCGAACACCTCTATGAGCGTGCCGGCATCGGCACGAAAGTCGTCGTCATCGGCCCCGGCAGCAAGCCCGGCGACACCTATTTCGACGATCGCGGCGTCGACATTTTCCGCACGATTTTCGGCGGTTGA
- the glcF gene encoding glycolate oxidase subunit GlcF, giving the protein MRFPASPTEIKVIQRPQGATWSTRLQTNFSPEQLADPHVAESETILRKCVHCGFCTATCPTYVVLGDELDSPRGRIYLIKDMLENGRAADSETVTHIDRCLSCLSCLTTCPSGVDYMHLVDHARAHIEKTYKRPFKDRLARSVIAATLPYPSRFRLALGAAGLARPLAGLLKRVPFLRTFGVMLDLAPSALPAARGAKPAVYAAKGTPRARVALLTGCAQPVLRPEINDATIRLLTGQGVEVVVSAGEGCCGALVHHMGRDEQALQAGRHNIDVWLKAAEEDGLDAIIITASGCGTTIKDYGHMLRLDPAYAEKAARVSALAKDVTEYLATLDLPEQGARNLTVAYHSACSMQHGQKITSAPKQLLKRAGFSVREPAEGHLCCGSAGTYNILQPEISAKLKARKVRNIEATKPEVIATGNIGCITQIASGTEIPILHTVELLDWAYGGPKPAGL; this is encoded by the coding sequence ATGCGATTTCCGGCCAGCCCGACGGAGATCAAAGTGATCCAAAGGCCGCAAGGCGCCACATGGAGTACTCGGTTGCAGACCAACTTCTCCCCTGAGCAGCTCGCCGACCCGCATGTCGCCGAATCCGAAACGATCCTGCGCAAATGCGTGCATTGCGGTTTCTGCACGGCCACCTGTCCGACCTATGTGGTCCTCGGCGACGAACTCGACAGTCCGCGCGGGCGAATCTACCTGATCAAGGACATGCTCGAAAACGGCCGTGCGGCAGACAGCGAGACCGTCACCCATATCGACCGCTGTCTCTCGTGTCTTTCATGCCTCACCACCTGTCCTTCGGGCGTCGACTACATGCATCTCGTCGACCACGCCCGTGCCCATATCGAGAAGACCTATAAGCGGCCGTTCAAGGACCGGCTCGCCCGCTCCGTCATTGCCGCCACTCTTCCTTATCCGTCACGGTTCCGGCTGGCGCTCGGGGCTGCCGGTCTTGCGCGCCCGCTCGCCGGATTGCTGAAGAGGGTTCCCTTCCTCAGGACCTTCGGCGTCATGCTCGATCTGGCGCCGAGCGCGCTGCCGGCAGCGCGTGGGGCAAAACCGGCTGTCTACGCGGCAAAGGGCACGCCGCGCGCCCGCGTTGCGCTTCTGACCGGCTGCGCGCAGCCGGTGCTGCGGCCGGAAATCAACGATGCGACCATCCGTCTGCTCACGGGCCAGGGGGTCGAGGTGGTCGTTTCGGCGGGAGAGGGCTGTTGCGGGGCGCTCGTCCATCACATGGGACGGGACGAGCAGGCACTGCAGGCTGGCCGGCACAACATCGATGTCTGGCTGAAGGCGGCGGAGGAGGATGGGCTCGACGCCATCATCATTACCGCATCCGGCTGCGGCACGACGATCAAGGATTACGGTCATATGCTGCGACTAGATCCGGCATATGCGGAAAAGGCTGCGAGGGTTTCCGCGCTGGCCAAGGACGTCACCGAATATCTCGCGACCCTCGACCTGCCGGAGCAGGGGGCACGGAATCTCACCGTTGCCTACCACTCCGCCTGCTCGATGCAGCATGGACAGAAAATCACCTCGGCACCGAAGCAGCTCCTGAAACGGGCGGGCTTTTCGGTTCGCGAGCCGGCGGAGGGGCATCTCTGTTGCGGTTCGGCCGGAACCTACAACATCCTGCAGCCTGAGATCTCGGCGAAGCTGAAGGCGCGGAAGGTCAGAAATATAGAGGCGACCAAGCCTGAAGTGATCGCTACCGGCAATATCGGCTGCATCACGCAGATCGCCAGCGGCACGGAGATACCGATCCTGCACACGGTGGAGCTGCTCGACTGGGCCTATGGCGGCCCGAAGCCGGCGGGGTTGTGA
- the glcE gene encoding glycolate oxidase subunit GlcE, with the protein MIVHFEPASEEGIASVVRSAAAERVTLAVVGGGTRAGLGNPVRADRTLSTRRLSGIVTYDPAEMTMSALAGTPVAEVEAALHAKGQMLSFEPMDHRPIFATTGEPTIGGVFAANVSGPRRYVAGAARDSLLGVRFVNGRGEPIKAGGRVMKNVTGLDLVKLMAGSYGTLGILTEVTFKVLPLPPAAATVVVSGLNDAEAAAVMAEAMAQPVEVSGASHLPESVRSRFLDGALPDGAATVLRLEGLAASVAIRAEKLGEKLSRFGRISQLDEAQTRTLWAEIRDVKPYADGTRRPLWRISVAPSAGHQLVAALRLQTGVDAFYDWQGGLVWLRMEADPEAELLRRYIGAVGGGHAALLRAGEEARGRIPAFEPQPPAVARLSERIRAQFDPSGIFNPGRAAALVRN; encoded by the coding sequence ATGATCGTCCATTTCGAACCGGCAAGCGAGGAGGGGATCGCGTCCGTCGTGCGTTCCGCGGCGGCCGAACGCGTCACGCTCGCCGTGGTCGGCGGCGGCACGCGCGCAGGTCTCGGCAATCCCGTGCGTGCGGACAGGACGCTCTCGACCAGGCGCCTTTCCGGCATCGTCACCTATGACCCGGCCGAGATGACCATGAGTGCGCTTGCCGGAACGCCGGTTGCCGAAGTCGAGGCGGCACTGCACGCCAAGGGCCAGATGCTCTCCTTCGAACCGATGGACCACCGGCCGATTTTCGCAACGACGGGCGAACCGACGATCGGCGGGGTCTTCGCCGCCAATGTCTCTGGGCCTCGCCGCTACGTCGCCGGTGCCGCTCGCGACAGCCTGCTCGGGGTGCGTTTCGTCAACGGCCGGGGAGAACCCATAAAGGCCGGCGGCCGGGTGATGAAGAACGTGACGGGGCTCGATCTCGTCAAGCTCATGGCGGGGTCCTACGGCACGCTCGGCATTCTGACCGAAGTCACCTTCAAGGTGCTGCCACTGCCGCCGGCGGCGGCGACCGTCGTCGTCTCCGGGCTGAACGATGCGGAAGCCGCCGCGGTGATGGCCGAGGCCATGGCGCAGCCGGTGGAGGTTTCGGGTGCGTCGCATCTGCCGGAGAGCGTGCGAAGCCGCTTTCTCGACGGTGCATTGCCGGATGGCGCCGCAACGGTGCTGCGCCTCGAAGGCCTCGCGGCATCCGTTGCCATTCGGGCGGAGAAGCTTGGCGAAAAACTATCGCGCTTCGGGCGGATATCGCAGCTCGACGAGGCGCAGACAAGAACCCTGTGGGCGGAAATCCGCGACGTAAAGCCCTATGCCGATGGCACCAGACGGCCTTTGTGGCGCATATCGGTCGCCCCTTCCGCGGGCCATCAGCTCGTCGCCGCATTGCGCCTGCAGACCGGCGTCGATGCCTTCTACGACTGGCAGGGCGGTCTGGTGTGGCTGCGCATGGAGGCAGACCCGGAGGCGGAGCTGCTCCGCCGTTATATCGGCGCGGTCGGTGGCGGACATGCGGCGCTTCTGCGTGCCGGCGAGGAGGCGCGCGGCCGCATTCCGGCCTTTGAACCGCAGCCCCCGGCCGTGGCACGATTGTCGGAACGCATCCGCGCCCAATTCGACCCGTCGGGCATATTCAATCCGGGGCGCGCAGCAGCGTTGGTCCGGAACTAG
- a CDS encoding FAD-linked oxidase C-terminal domain-containing protein → MPETIGFLKPRQAVLDRRREIVADLADLLPEGGLISDERGLKPFETDAFIAYRRMPLAVVLPETTEHVAAVLKYCSRYGIPIVPRGAGTSLSGGAIPQEDAIVVGLSKMSRTLDIDLFNRTATVQAGVTNLNISDAVSADGFFYAPDPSSQLACTIGGNIGMNSGGAHCLKYGVTTNNLLGVKMVLFDGTVIELGGKALDAPGYDLLGLVCGSEGQLGIVTEATVRLIAKPEGARPVLFGFASSESAGSCVADIIGSGIIPVAIEFMDRPAIEICEAFAQAGYPLDVEALLIVEVEGSEAEMDATLAGIIEIARRHGVMTIRESQSALEAALIWKGRKSAFGATGRIADYICMDGTVPLSQLSHVLRRTGEIVAGYGLRVANVFHAGDGNMHPLILYNINDPEEAARAEAAGNDILKLCVEAGGCLTGEHGVGIEKRDLMLHQYSRADLGQQMAARAAFDPQWLMNPSKVFPLEGRPAA, encoded by the coding sequence ATGCCGGAGACGATCGGCTTTCTGAAGCCAAGGCAGGCCGTCCTCGATCGTCGGCGGGAAATCGTCGCCGATCTTGCCGATCTGTTGCCGGAAGGCGGCCTCATCAGCGACGAGCGCGGCCTCAAGCCCTTCGAGACGGATGCGTTTATCGCCTATCGGCGGATGCCGCTCGCGGTCGTTCTTCCCGAGACGACGGAGCACGTGGCCGCGGTGCTCAAATATTGCAGCCGCTACGGCATTCCGATCGTGCCGCGGGGCGCCGGCACCTCGCTCTCCGGCGGCGCCATTCCTCAGGAGGACGCGATCGTCGTCGGTCTGTCGAAGATGTCGCGCACCCTGGATATCGACCTGTTCAACCGCACGGCGACGGTTCAGGCGGGCGTGACCAATCTCAATATTTCCGATGCGGTTTCGGCCGACGGCTTCTTCTATGCCCCGGATCCGAGTTCGCAGCTCGCCTGCACCATAGGCGGGAACATCGGGATGAATTCCGGCGGCGCGCACTGTCTGAAGTACGGGGTTACGACCAACAACCTTCTGGGCGTCAAGATGGTGCTTTTCGACGGCACCGTGATCGAACTCGGCGGCAAGGCGCTCGACGCGCCGGGATACGACCTGCTTGGGCTCGTCTGCGGTTCGGAGGGGCAGCTCGGCATCGTCACGGAAGCGACGGTGCGGCTGATTGCGAAGCCCGAAGGTGCGCGGCCCGTGCTCTTCGGATTTGCCTCTTCCGAGTCCGCCGGCAGCTGCGTCGCCGATATCATTGGATCGGGCATCATCCCCGTCGCAATCGAATTCATGGACAGGCCGGCGATCGAGATCTGCGAGGCCTTTGCCCAGGCCGGCTATCCGCTCGACGTCGAAGCATTGCTGATCGTCGAAGTGGAAGGCTCCGAGGCTGAGATGGATGCGACGCTCGCCGGCATCATCGAGATCGCCCGCCGCCACGGCGTGATGACGATCAGGGAATCGCAATCGGCTCTGGAAGCGGCACTGATCTGGAAGGGGCGTAAGTCGGCCTTCGGCGCAACCGGCCGGATTGCCGACTATATCTGCATGGACGGAACGGTGCCGCTGAGCCAGCTCTCCCATGTCTTGCGCCGGACCGGGGAGATCGTCGCCGGCTACGGCCTGCGGGTAGCGAATGTCTTCCATGCCGGCGATGGCAACATGCATCCGCTGATCCTCTACAACATCAACGATCCGGAGGAAGCTGCCCGCGCGGAAGCTGCCGGCAACGACATACTGAAGCTTTGCGTCGAGGCGGGCGGCTGCCTGACCGGGGAACACGGCGTCGGCATCGAGAAACGCGATCTGATGCTGCACCAGTACAGCAGGGCCGATCTCGGCCAGCAGATGGCGGCGCGCGCCGCCTTCGATCCGCAATGGCTTATGAACCCGTCGAAGGTTTTTCCGCTCGAAGGACGGCCCGCGGCATGA
- a CDS encoding LysR family transcriptional regulator, which yields MTNLGDLEIFARVVSTGSMSAAGRALGFSAAVISKRIKRLEDRLGARLLQRTTRQISLTEAGQGFYDRVLGILAGLEEAEAYASGRSSQVQGTLRISAPTSFGRMHIAPHLTGFMKDHPDLKLHIVLTDDFTDIVAEGFDLAIRIGELSDSSLVARKLAPVRRLLCAAPSYVARHGAPTEIGELAKHICLPAHNNDNWKLEGPDGSLSYRPEGPLVTNSSEIIREAVIAGAGIALRSTWDIGRELREGRLVQVLPQWEGSHKLTLSAVYPSRQFLPAKVRQFIDYLAALYGPVPYWEQ from the coding sequence ATGACGAATCTAGGCGATCTCGAAATTTTCGCGCGGGTGGTGTCGACCGGCAGTATGTCGGCGGCGGGACGCGCGCTCGGCTTTTCCGCAGCCGTGATTTCCAAACGCATCAAGCGGCTCGAAGACAGGCTGGGCGCGCGGCTCCTGCAGCGCACGACGCGGCAGATTTCGCTGACGGAGGCCGGCCAGGGTTTCTATGACCGGGTTCTCGGCATTCTCGCCGGCCTCGAGGAGGCGGAGGCTTATGCCTCCGGCCGCTCCTCCCAGGTCCAGGGGACGCTGCGCATTTCCGCGCCGACCTCCTTCGGCCGCATGCACATCGCGCCGCATCTGACCGGTTTCATGAAGGACCATCCCGACCTGAAGCTGCACATCGTGCTGACCGACGATTTCACCGACATCGTCGCAGAAGGCTTCGACCTCGCCATCCGAATAGGCGAACTCAGCGATTCGAGCCTCGTCGCCCGCAAGCTCGCGCCGGTGCGCCGGCTTCTCTGCGCAGCGCCGAGCTATGTCGCCCGTCATGGAGCGCCGACGGAGATCGGCGAACTCGCGAAGCACATCTGCCTTCCGGCACACAACAACGACAACTGGAAGCTGGAGGGGCCCGACGGCAGCCTCTCCTATCGGCCGGAGGGACCGCTCGTCACCAACTCGTCGGAAATCATCCGCGAAGCGGTGATTGCCGGCGCCGGCATCGCGCTGCGCTCCACCTGGGATATCGGCAGGGAACTTCGGGAGGGGCGACTGGTTCAGGTGCTGCCGCAATGGGAAGGATCGCACAAGCTGACGCTTTCGGCGGTCTATCCGAGCCGGCAATTCCTGCCGGCCAAGGTGCGGCAGTTCATCGACTATCTCGCCGCACTCTACGGGCCGGTGCCCTACTGGGAGCAATAG
- a CDS encoding DUF3422 family protein, producing MPKGSFAFPVAPLRAQALGEVHSRPYALVTTPRVIFQLAFMTEGGSIVDHAVMSELSRSRGIAPPGRDANHHAIPWGQGTLRWERHTEFSTYFWDAPAPESFGGEVPIHPFGDGFSPPGSLISGIRLEIRPDTPDTREAIGAFDPTSLCYSETKNGQAVLVTDFRQNGDGLTQVLVIDRGMTEAGTGALVQRLLDIETYRTLAILGLPLAQSLSPEIRRTEDGLTAVTQRMKENVREEADEMLAEITRLAADLEAGAALSLYRFGASRAYYGIVQERIRTLSETPVPGYETIGTFLERRLAPAMRTCQSVEERQANLSRKLARATALLRSWIDVELERQNSALLNSMDRRAKLQLRLQQTVEGLSVAAISYYVVGLFGYLAKAVSHEIPVDPGLLTGLAVPFAVAGVWLVVRRIRRHHDEHG from the coding sequence ATGCCAAAGGGCAGTTTTGCATTTCCGGTGGCGCCGTTGCGCGCCCAGGCGCTCGGCGAGGTTCATTCACGGCCCTATGCGCTGGTGACGACTCCGCGCGTCATCTTTCAACTCGCCTTCATGACGGAGGGCGGGTCGATCGTCGATCACGCCGTGATGTCCGAGTTGTCGCGCTCGCGCGGCATCGCCCCGCCCGGTCGCGACGCCAATCACCACGCGATCCCCTGGGGGCAGGGAACGCTGCGCTGGGAGCGGCACACGGAATTCTCCACCTATTTCTGGGACGCGCCCGCGCCGGAAAGCTTCGGCGGTGAGGTGCCGATCCATCCGTTCGGCGACGGTTTTTCGCCCCCGGGCTCGCTGATTTCCGGAATTCGTCTGGAAATCCGTCCCGATACGCCGGACACCCGCGAGGCCATCGGCGCCTTCGATCCCACGAGCCTCTGTTACAGCGAAACCAAGAATGGCCAGGCGGTGCTCGTGACCGACTTTCGCCAGAACGGCGACGGGCTGACCCAGGTGCTCGTTATCGATCGCGGCATGACGGAGGCGGGAACAGGCGCCCTGGTGCAGCGCCTGCTCGACATCGAGACCTACCGCACGCTCGCCATCCTCGGCCTGCCGCTTGCCCAGTCGCTGTCGCCGGAGATCCGCCGCACCGAGGACGGCCTGACGGCGGTGACGCAGCGCATGAAGGAAAACGTCCGCGAGGAGGCTGACGAGATGCTGGCGGAGATCACCCGCCTTGCCGCCGATCTCGAAGCGGGTGCCGCCCTCAGCCTTTATCGCTTCGGCGCCAGCCGCGCCTATTACGGCATTGTCCAGGAACGCATCCGCACGCTTTCCGAGACGCCGGTGCCCGGTTACGAGACGATCGGCACCTTCCTCGAGCGCAGGCTGGCGCCGGCAATGCGCACCTGTCAGTCGGTCGAGGAGCGGCAGGCGAACCTTTCGCGCAAGCTCGCCCGCGCTACGGCTCTCCTGAGAAGCTGGATCGACGTCGAACTGGAACGGCAGAACAGCGCCCTGTTGAATTCGATGGATCGCCGCGCCAAGCTGCAATTGCGCCTGCAGCAGACCGTCGAAGGACTGTCGGTGGCGGCGATCTCCTATTATGTCGTCGGGCTCTTCGGCTACCTCGCCAAGGCCGTCAGTCATGAAATACCCGTCGATCCAGGTCTCCTGACGGGCCTCGCCGTTCCCTTCGCGGTCGCCGGGGTCTGGCTGGTGGTGCGGCGCATTCGCCGGCATCACGACGAGCACGGATAG